One window of Papaver somniferum cultivar HN1 chromosome 9, ASM357369v1, whole genome shotgun sequence genomic DNA carries:
- the LOC113308571 gene encoding putative F-box protein At3g52320, producing MSDKVEFVSNDIPQDIVLHILHKLPVKSLIRFSCVSKLWFFLINNHHQQFNKFQMVESQKKPILLFTFQDCFKQKRFYYVQKEENGNTPNTNLFTYQKNISYNGLEYMIGYSNGLACYWNYGVHRESYNGEWVYFSLEICNPSRIEKLIIVSRLISRVGEHICCFRIGYNPFRNEYKVMCIMKYYEYEYYIFTLGSSKPWRKISNPWPKHRPMSSFPSNVRRRIPPISCNGTLFYETEKPEEEKKIYRRLSPAAGKENYRRFALVSFDLQGEKFQIIELPRDDEFVLNYNKGVFSPMEYKGCFSYSRMGTEEYDPYSGKVVLHILKDAVKSVWVKETIKFVLPRNQLDNPPLPDRDVIVIFCNQVILFWSNVGFYNVHSKKLKKVEIPKECFANYHENYISSYVENFHSLKAWATVTGEGNTRDVLEEYKKNSHLRREVFNNIPTNNPAVICFLDSL from the coding sequence ATGAGTGATAAGGTTGAGTTTGTTTCTAATGATATTCCTCAAGACATAGTTCTACATATACTCCATAAATTACCTGTTAAATCTTTGATCAGATTCAGTTGTGTATCTAAGTTGTGGTTTTTCTTAATcaacaatcatcatcaacaattcaacaaATTTCAAATGGTCGAATCTCAAAAGAAGCCGATACTCTTATTTACTTTCCAAGATTGTTTCAAGCAGAAGAGATTCTACTATGTACAGAAAGAAGAAAACGGTAATACTCCCAATACCAATCTCTTTACTTACCAAAAAAACATTAGTTACAATGGTCTCGAGTATATGATTGGGTATTCTAATGGTTTAGCTTGTTATTGGAACTATGGTGTGCATCGTGAATCTTATAATGGTGAATGGGTCTATTTCTCACTTGAAATTTGTAATCCTAGTAGGATTGAGAAGCTAATTATTGTCTCCCGTTTGATAAGTAGGGTGGGTGAACATATCTGCTGCTTTCGAATTGGGTATAACCCCTTTCGCAACGAATATAAGGTTATGTGTATCATGAAATATTATGAATATGAATATTACATCTTTACACTCGGTAGTAGTAAACCATGGAGAAAGATTAGTAACCCATGGCCGAAACATCGTCCAATGAGTAGTTTTCCATCTAATGTTAGGCGAAGGAtaccaccaatctcttgtaaTGGTACCCTCTTTTATGAAACTGAAAAacctgaagaagaaaaaaagatttaCAGACGTTTAAGTCCGGCAGCAGGAAAAGAAAATTATAGACGTTTTGCTTTGGTATCATTCGATCTCCAAGGTGAGAAGTTTCAAATAATTGAACTTCCGCGTGATGATGAGTttgttttaaattataataagGGTGTTTTTTCTCCAATGGAGTACAAAGGATGTTTCAGTTATTCAAGAATGGGTACGGAGGAATATGATCCTTATAGCGGCAAGGTTGTACTACATATATTGAAAGACGCAGTTAAATCCGTTTGGGTTAAGGAAACTATTAAGTTCGTTCTTCCAAGAAACCAGTTAGATAATCCTCCTCTTCCCGATAGGGACGTTATTGTGATTTTTTGTAACCAAGTGATTCTGTTTTGGAGCAATGTCGGGTTCTACAATGTGCATTcaaaaaaactaaagaaagttGAAATTCCCAAAGAATGTTTTGCGAATTATCATGAGAATTACATTTCTAGTTACGTTGAAAACTTTCATTCTTTAAAGGCTTGGGCAACGGTGACGGGTGAAGGAAACACAAGAGATGTATTGGAGGAATACAAGAAGAACTCCCATCTTAGACGAGAAGTTTTCAACAATATACCAACAAATAATCCAGCAGTTATTTGTTTTTTAGACTCATTATAA